In the genome of Leptospira dzoumogneensis, one region contains:
- a CDS encoding esterase/lipase family protein, with protein sequence MKRDHLTYLPEKGNIRPVIVQHLAEIYHHIYYFFCHILGIFIELPDHTEGYKRPIVCVSGFLGRGLTWTAMRKHLISLGHPVYVVPLGFQTGNIRKKSKILENFLIEKNIKDCYLICHSMGGLIAAGLSYKGRDRVRKIFVVGSPMHGTYMAYLAPIFPCTWQMMPGSKLVKEVVETYSKFHNVQAVFTKGEGIVRPWESATLGHFDDVEIPEYGHLNLYLGPLGIECLGSLVTSEEKKDPLPIKQKPAAKEDMKKETVASAPSKKATSKTAATKKVSTSKKKAAKPSPKKAKPKKKR encoded by the coding sequence ATGAAGAGAGACCATCTTACTTACCTTCCCGAAAAAGGGAATATCCGTCCTGTAATCGTACAACATTTAGCCGAGATCTATCACCATATATATTATTTTTTCTGTCATATCCTGGGGATCTTTATAGAACTCCCGGATCATACCGAAGGATACAAACGCCCGATCGTATGCGTTTCCGGATTTTTAGGAAGAGGTCTGACTTGGACTGCGATGCGCAAACATCTAATCTCTCTAGGGCATCCTGTTTATGTAGTTCCACTTGGATTCCAAACCGGAAATATACGTAAAAAAAGTAAGATACTTGAGAATTTCTTAATAGAGAAGAATATCAAAGACTGTTATCTGATCTGCCACTCGATGGGAGGACTGATCGCTGCAGGTTTAAGTTATAAAGGAAGAGACAGGGTCCGGAAAATTTTCGTGGTAGGATCTCCTATGCACGGAACTTATATGGCCTATCTTGCTCCGATCTTCCCTTGCACCTGGCAAATGATGCCTGGATCCAAGTTGGTTAAGGAAGTTGTAGAAACTTATTCAAAATTTCATAATGTACAAGCAGTATTTACAAAGGGAGAAGGTATCGTCCGTCCTTGGGAAAGCGCTACTCTCGGCCATTTTGATGATGTAGAGATCCCTGAATATGGACATTTGAATTTATATTTAGGACCACTAGGGATAGAATGTCTTGGCTCTTTAGTTACTTCGGAAGAGAAGAAGGATCCGCTTCCTATCAAACAAAAACCGGCTGCTAAGGAAGATATGAAGAAGGAAACAGTCGCCTCTGCTCCTTCTAAAAAAGCCACTTCTAAGACTGCTGCGACTAAGAAAGTAAGTACTTCTAAGAAGAAGGCTGCGAAACCTTCTCCTAAAAAAGCAAAACCTAAGAAGAAACGTTAA
- a CDS encoding isocitrate lyase/PEP mutase family protein, translating into MISAQNRLGEIFRNLHSKDIFIMPNAWDAGSARMLAGAGYSAIGTTSAGIAFAAGLPDHQIMSKEDMLAEVKSIVDSVGIPVSADLEGGYGIQPSQVAETVKQAIAIGVVGCNIEDLSGDPSSPLLDIKLAAERIHAIRKAGDQSGVPFTLTARTDAFLTNHPNAMQEAVIRCNSYREAGADCLFIPGIGDPKTIGTLVNSINGPLNVVMGLSHNQLTVEELRSLGVRRISIGGSLARACFHLIRQAAFEIKNSGTFTYADHQYSHKELCDFFAEYEAKTK; encoded by the coding sequence ATGATATCTGCACAAAACAGATTAGGCGAAATATTCCGTAACCTACATTCTAAAGATATCTTTATAATGCCTAACGCATGGGACGCGGGAAGCGCTCGCATGTTGGCAGGCGCGGGATATTCTGCGATCGGGACTACGAGTGCAGGTATCGCTTTTGCCGCAGGTCTTCCCGATCATCAGATCATGAGCAAAGAAGACATGCTTGCCGAAGTAAAATCCATAGTGGATTCCGTGGGAATTCCTGTAAGCGCCGACTTGGAAGGAGGTTACGGCATCCAACCTTCTCAAGTTGCAGAAACAGTAAAACAAGCTATTGCGATCGGAGTAGTTGGCTGTAATATAGAAGATCTGAGTGGAGATCCGTCTTCTCCATTATTAGATATCAAACTGGCTGCGGAAAGGATCCATGCGATCAGAAAGGCAGGGGACCAAAGTGGTGTTCCTTTTACTCTCACTGCAAGAACGGATGCATTCCTAACGAATCATCCGAATGCAATGCAAGAAGCGGTCATTCGTTGTAATTCCTATAGAGAAGCGGGAGCGGATTGCCTTTTTATCCCAGGGATCGGAGATCCTAAAACGATAGGAACATTAGTAAATTCTATCAATGGTCCGTTAAATGTGGTCATGGGTTTAAGTCATAACCAACTTACTGTTGAGGAACTTAGATCACTCGGGGTCAGAAGGATCAGCATAGGAGGAAGTCTCGCTAGAGCTTGTTTTCATCTAATCCGACAAGCAGCGTTCGAAATAAAAAATTCAGGCACATTTACATACGCAGATCATCAATATTCTCATAAAGAATTATGCGATTTTTTTGCGGAATATGAGGCTAAAACAAAATGA
- the msrB gene encoding peptide-methionine (R)-S-oxide reductase MsrB yields the protein MKYEVQKSEEEWKKILSSDQYRIIREKGTERAFTGEYYYNKEKGKYLCAACGAELFSSDTKYESGSGWPSFYKPAADKSVQSETDTSHGMTRTEVLCARCGGHLGHVFPDGPEPTGLRYCINSASLKFKKD from the coding sequence ATGAAATACGAAGTCCAGAAATCAGAAGAAGAATGGAAAAAAATCCTGAGTTCCGACCAATATCGGATCATAAGAGAGAAAGGGACAGAAAGAGCGTTTACCGGAGAATATTATTACAATAAAGAAAAGGGAAAATACCTTTGTGCCGCTTGTGGTGCCGAGTTATTCAGTTCGGATACTAAGTATGAGTCCGGAAGCGGCTGGCCTTCTTTTTATAAGCCTGCGGCAGACAAGTCGGTCCAATCCGAAACGGATACAAGCCATGGAATGACCCGCACGGAAGTTCTATGTGCCAGATGTGGAGGACATTTGGGGCATGTATTCCCTGATGGTCCTGAACCGACCGGGCTAAGATATTGTATCAATTCAGCTTCTTTGAAATTTAAAAAAGATTAA
- a CDS encoding acyl-CoA dehydrogenase family protein, protein MIQGNYFQDNTDLQTHFDNLIDWNEIVKAYEGDFHDAAKFKQTNDDRYAYAPSNVQEAIDYYKSTVDALGEIMGDFVAPRSKEMDQTGLKYENGKVTFPKAQEECYKTLKDAGLMPISISRKYGGLGLPATVQSMMCEIAARADAAFCLAYGNINIVEIMERYASDEMCNEWLPQIAAGKFSAAMALTEPNYGSDLPNVQTRAVQDPDGTWKINGAKRFITHACGYVDSPSVILTLARTGSPESGARGLSFFLVQGKDVHVAGIEHKMGLHCSPTCEVVFENSPGILIGKTGYGLVKYSMGMMNAARLTIATQSLGIGTAAYFEAKKYASERIQFGKPIEKIPAVRKILDKMEREILATRCLVSETGRTIDLYHWKKERMLREEGKSERDVNQDETIRRWEKLADLFTPMSKYYASEGCVSLASDAIQIHGGSGYTEDYDVARIYRDSRITTIYEGTTQLQIVAAIGGVVSGMAASGHLRAYAEEEMSKFSPSTDLRSLWEKLEQAVHSYKSIGDGFTKDELAFETVEIAARFVAGMLLEKSLSQVDGDLKKQRTKHSQDYNIDSLAIAEGNLLRLERANKQAAAAV, encoded by the coding sequence ATGATTCAAGGAAATTATTTCCAGGATAATACCGACTTACAAACTCATTTTGATAATCTTATAGATTGGAACGAGATCGTAAAAGCTTACGAAGGCGATTTCCATGATGCAGCCAAATTTAAGCAGACAAACGACGACAGATATGCATATGCACCTTCTAATGTTCAAGAAGCGATAGATTACTACAAATCCACAGTGGACGCATTGGGAGAAATTATGGGAGACTTCGTGGCTCCTCGTAGTAAGGAGATGGATCAAACAGGTTTAAAATACGAAAACGGAAAGGTAACATTCCCAAAAGCACAAGAAGAATGTTATAAAACCTTAAAGGACGCCGGGCTCATGCCTATTTCCATTTCCAGAAAATACGGAGGTTTAGGTCTGCCTGCAACCGTTCAATCCATGATGTGCGAGATTGCAGCCAGAGCGGATGCTGCATTCTGTCTAGCATACGGAAATATTAATATAGTCGAGATCATGGAAAGATACGCTTCCGACGAAATGTGCAACGAATGGCTGCCTCAGATCGCAGCGGGAAAATTCAGCGCTGCGATGGCGTTGACAGAGCCTAATTACGGTTCCGATCTTCCTAATGTGCAGACTAGAGCCGTCCAAGATCCGGACGGAACGTGGAAGATCAACGGAGCAAAACGTTTTATCACTCATGCATGCGGTTATGTGGATTCTCCTTCCGTAATTCTTACATTAGCCAGAACAGGTAGCCCTGAAAGTGGAGCAAGAGGCCTTTCTTTCTTTTTAGTACAAGGCAAGGACGTTCATGTTGCGGGGATAGAACATAAAATGGGATTACATTGTTCTCCTACCTGCGAAGTGGTTTTCGAGAATTCCCCCGGGATACTGATCGGAAAAACGGGTTACGGCCTGGTAAAATATTCCATGGGGATGATGAATGCTGCGAGACTTACTATCGCAACTCAATCTTTAGGGATCGGAACTGCCGCTTATTTCGAAGCGAAAAAATATGCTTCCGAAAGAATACAATTCGGCAAACCGATAGAGAAGATCCCTGCAGTCCGAAAAATTTTGGATAAGATGGAAAGAGAGATTTTAGCTACAAGATGTCTTGTTTCCGAAACAGGAAGAACAATCGATCTCTATCATTGGAAAAAAGAAAGAATGCTTAGGGAAGAAGGTAAGAGCGAGAGAGATGTAAACCAAGACGAAACAATCCGCCGCTGGGAAAAGCTCGCGGACTTATTCACTCCAATGAGTAAATATTATGCTTCCGAAGGTTGTGTTTCTCTTGCATCCGATGCGATCCAAATCCATGGAGGAAGCGGATACACCGAGGATTACGATGTGGCAAGGATCTACAGAGACAGCAGGATCACTACGATCTATGAAGGTACTACTCAATTGCAGATCGTTGCAGCGATCGGCGGAGTGGTTTCCGGAATGGCTGCAAGCGGCCATCTAAGGGCATATGCGGAAGAAGAAATGTCCAAATTTTCTCCTTCTACCGATCTAAGATCTCTTTGGGAAAAGCTGGAGCAAGCAGTCCATTCTTACAAATCGATAGGAGACGGTTTTACGAAAGACGAACTCGCTTTCGAAACCGTAGAGATCGCCGCAAGATTCGTGGCAGGGATGCTCTTAGAAAAATCCTTGAGCCAAGTAGATGGCGATCTGAAAAAGCAGAGAACCAAACATTCACAAGATTATAATATAGATTCCTTAGCAATTGCAGAAGGAAATCTATTACGTCTAGAAAGAGCAAATAAACAAGCCGCAGCGGCGGTTTGA
- a CDS encoding TolC family protein: MKYVDTLKNYKKIIFSILACVLFWECASTPEVKVADGVVEESLKNITGITTQDVEKTVSKDTFGLDDLYILAVERTERIALKNEATEQALAQKDKAFAGFMPTLSYVFNKFYSVPGHTQQPSIVDNYKTYKAIQSGDPLSLLPSSSSGSSLPPTVGAGSRLLLSIPISAGLASYQDYRASKNLAEQRRLEAKHEAGRMYLEIAQAYFNFLQLEESVKISQEAYDLNQDSLQERKRMYAVGRIMRSDLLNSETSLSNAEAVLADAKFQLEQVRITLATMVGYEKPISVAGFKAELEPIPTGMEPEEYLAKRYDVLSAYQSVKVAEAQKDKAWVGFAPTIALNNYYSLPYPGQTHSKDVTAQLQVTMPLTPFSQMADLKAADSAKKQAKLTASQTRRTATQEIRNAFESFKNSQKILAIYQKAFVSAQETSQSQASGYRSGRNSRIEAIASRIAMLNAEINFRKMLHQHSLNRIALGVAIGEIPHLPGEKKEE; this comes from the coding sequence ATGAAGTACGTAGATACTCTTAAGAATTATAAAAAAATAATATTCTCTATTCTTGCCTGTGTTCTTTTCTGGGAATGTGCTTCCACTCCGGAGGTAAAAGTCGCGGACGGAGTAGTCGAAGAAAGTTTAAAAAATATCACGGGAATCACCACCCAGGATGTAGAAAAAACAGTCTCTAAGGATACATTCGGCTTGGATGATCTTTATATTCTGGCAGTGGAAAGAACGGAAAGGATTGCGTTAAAGAACGAAGCAACAGAGCAGGCATTAGCCCAGAAGGACAAGGCATTCGCAGGTTTTATGCCGACTCTTTCTTACGTATTCAACAAGTTCTATTCCGTTCCCGGTCATACACAGCAGCCTTCTATAGTGGATAATTATAAAACGTATAAGGCAATTCAAAGCGGGGATCCTCTTTCACTATTACCTTCTTCCAGTTCGGGAAGCAGTCTTCCTCCTACTGTGGGAGCGGGTTCTCGTTTATTACTTAGTATTCCTATCTCTGCAGGACTTGCTTCTTACCAAGATTATAGAGCTTCTAAAAATTTAGCGGAGCAACGAAGGTTAGAAGCAAAACATGAAGCAGGTAGAATGTACCTGGAGATCGCTCAGGCCTATTTCAACTTCTTACAATTGGAAGAAAGTGTTAAAATTTCCCAGGAAGCTTATGACCTAAACCAAGATTCTTTGCAGGAAAGAAAAAGAATGTATGCGGTAGGAAGGATCATGAGATCCGACCTTTTGAATTCGGAAACTAGTCTTTCTAACGCGGAAGCGGTTCTTGCGGATGCGAAATTCCAATTGGAGCAAGTGCGTATTACATTAGCGACTATGGTGGGCTATGAAAAACCGATCTCTGTCGCAGGATTTAAGGCGGAATTAGAACCGATACCGACAGGTATGGAGCCGGAAGAATATTTAGCAAAAAGATACGACGTTCTTTCCGCTTACCAAAGTGTTAAGGTAGCGGAAGCGCAAAAGGACAAGGCTTGGGTGGGTTTTGCTCCTACGATCGCATTAAATAATTATTATTCTCTTCCTTATCCCGGCCAAACACATTCCAAGGATGTTACTGCTCAACTGCAGGTCACAATGCCTTTGACCCCATTCTCTCAAATGGCGGATCTAAAAGCGGCGGACTCCGCGAAAAAGCAGGCAAAGCTTACCGCTTCTCAAACCAGAAGGACCGCTACTCAGGAAATCCGTAATGCTTTTGAAAGTTTTAAGAACTCCCAAAAGATATTAGCGATCTATCAAAAAGCGTTTGTATCCGCTCAGGAAACTTCTCAAAGCCAGGCAAGCGGCTATCGTTCCGGAAGAAATAGTCGGATAGAAGCGATCGCTTCCAGGATCGCTATGTTAAATGCGGAGATCAACTTTCGTAAAATGTTACACCAGCATTCTTTGAATCGTATCGCTCTGGGAGTTGCGATCGGAGAGATCCCTCATCTTCCCGGAGAAAAAAAAGAAGAATAA
- a CDS encoding efflux RND transporter permease subunit, which yields MMMAAIILLGSIGFSRMGLSQMPDVDFPIVNVTLNLTGANAQVMETDVVDPIEEVLMTVQGVVEVRSVSTDGSATITVELELKRDVDVAVQEIQTKIAQVSNKLPDDLDPAIIMKSNPDDQPIIWVALTAPNRTDQEKMVFVKTRLKDKFQEIPGVGEIILGGYVDRTINVFLDPIRLLRAELTVNDIINTLTEQNIEVPSGRVQNKLSEVSLRAVGDVPTVEQFSNIYINSRSGAAMFRPVRLREVSKIEDGLDEIRRISRFNGVSAVGLGIKKIKGANAVEVGDLVKEKLEDLRPTLPPGFELNVSNDNTTFIRDSVHELVFTLILSAVLTGIVCRLFLGNWSSTWNVLLAIPTSVMGTFLILYFAGFTLNTFTLLGLSLATGIVVDDAIMVLENISRHRESGKTWFQASLDGASEIRFAALAATLAIIAIFLPVAFMSGIIGRYFLEFGVTVSVAVALSLFEALSFTPMRASRYRESKEAQKKQKSKSPFTLPADTLFSKLKNTADRFSFFKRMDPVIENFLQFSERVYGRVLEFVIRKPGTVIVSSVLFFAFSIIFLFLLKKEFIPPQDMGRFIVRAKMPIGSSIIRTDEAMKKVENYLSSRPIVEKYMSNIGGMGGTESNTAMFFVTMKDMGNRPKSKKTGREITQSEVFMEFRKDLKELVPEAKFSVQDLSQRGFSAGRGYPVELVLTGPDWATLAKLSDSIREKLDSSKTILDIDTDYVSGQPEVKILPNREAAAVRGVSMANIGNTIGPLMGGRNVSRFTENGRSFDVRVKIDKDKGESTDIIPNIGVRNTYGEIVRLKDVLVLQATNTLKNITRVNRDRSIKIFGNPPKEKGQTWATNEVIRIAKEMLPEGYHVEVTGSAKTASESQSSLSGALILGIIMSFMILASQFNSLKQPFYILLSMPFSFSGALIALFIAGQSFNMYSFIGLILLLGLVKKNSILLVEFVNHVRSEGKNIADAIRIGCPVRLRPVLMTTFSSIAAAIPPALALGPGAETRIPMAITILGGLIVSTLITLVVVPAAYYLMENEKDEVRRYS from the coding sequence AATGACTGTCCAAGGTGTGGTAGAAGTCCGTTCCGTATCCACCGACGGTTCCGCTACGATCACTGTGGAATTGGAGCTCAAACGGGACGTGGACGTCGCGGTACAAGAGATCCAAACTAAGATCGCTCAGGTAAGTAATAAACTTCCGGATGATCTGGATCCTGCGATCATCATGAAATCCAATCCGGATGACCAACCGATTATCTGGGTCGCATTAACCGCTCCGAATAGAACCGATCAGGAGAAGATGGTTTTCGTTAAGACCAGGCTCAAAGATAAGTTCCAGGAAATTCCAGGAGTAGGTGAGATCATACTCGGCGGTTATGTAGATCGCACGATCAACGTCTTCTTGGATCCGATCCGACTTTTGAGAGCGGAACTTACGGTAAATGATATCATCAATACATTAACGGAACAGAATATAGAAGTTCCTTCCGGAAGAGTACAAAATAAACTTTCCGAAGTTTCTTTAAGAGCAGTGGGAGACGTTCCAACTGTAGAACAATTTTCTAATATATATATCAACTCCAGAAGTGGTGCCGCGATGTTCCGTCCGGTACGCTTGAGAGAAGTTTCTAAGATAGAAGATGGACTGGATGAGATCAGAAGGATTTCCAGATTTAACGGAGTTTCTGCCGTTGGTCTCGGGATCAAAAAGATCAAAGGTGCAAACGCCGTAGAAGTAGGAGACTTGGTAAAGGAGAAGTTAGAAGATCTGAGACCCACTCTTCCTCCCGGATTCGAACTGAATGTCTCCAATGATAATACTACTTTTATCAGGGATTCGGTCCATGAATTAGTTTTTACTCTAATCCTTTCTGCGGTGCTTACGGGAATCGTATGTAGATTGTTCTTAGGGAATTGGAGCAGCACTTGGAACGTTCTTCTTGCGATCCCTACTTCCGTTATGGGAACTTTTTTGATCCTATACTTTGCCGGATTTACATTAAATACATTCACATTGCTTGGTCTTTCTTTAGCGACTGGTATAGTCGTGGACGATGCGATCATGGTGCTGGAGAATATCAGCAGGCATAGAGAATCCGGTAAAACCTGGTTCCAAGCTTCGTTGGACGGAGCGTCAGAGATCAGATTTGCTGCGTTAGCCGCGACACTCGCAATTATTGCGATCTTTCTTCCGGTTGCATTTATGTCCGGGATCATCGGCCGTTACTTTTTGGAATTCGGAGTTACCGTTTCAGTAGCGGTCGCACTTTCTCTTTTTGAAGCGTTGAGTTTTACTCCGATGAGAGCTTCTCGTTATAGGGAAAGTAAAGAGGCTCAGAAAAAACAAAAATCCAAGTCTCCGTTTACCTTACCTGCGGATACTCTATTCTCTAAATTAAAGAACACTGCGGATCGTTTTTCATTCTTCAAAAGAATGGATCCAGTCATAGAGAATTTTCTTCAATTCTCCGAAAGAGTTTATGGTAGAGTTTTGGAATTTGTAATTCGTAAACCCGGAACAGTGATCGTTTCTTCCGTTCTATTTTTTGCATTTTCCATTATCTTTTTGTTCTTATTGAAGAAGGAGTTCATTCCTCCTCAGGATATGGGAAGATTTATCGTTCGAGCAAAAATGCCTATCGGTTCTTCTATCATTCGTACAGACGAAGCAATGAAGAAGGTGGAGAATTACCTCAGCTCCCGCCCAATCGTAGAAAAATATATGAGTAATATAGGAGGTATGGGAGGCACTGAATCCAATACCGCTATGTTTTTCGTTACTATGAAGGATATGGGGAATCGTCCTAAGAGCAAAAAAACAGGAAGAGAGATCACTCAATCCGAAGTGTTTATGGAATTCAGGAAAGATCTGAAAGAGCTTGTGCCTGAAGCAAAATTCTCGGTCCAAGATCTTTCTCAGAGAGGTTTTAGTGCGGGAAGAGGTTATCCCGTCGAATTAGTTCTGACCGGACCGGATTGGGCCACACTTGCGAAACTTTCGGATTCTATCCGTGAAAAATTAGATTCTTCTAAAACGATTTTGGATATTGATACTGATTACGTTTCCGGGCAACCTGAGGTTAAAATCCTTCCGAATAGAGAAGCTGCCGCAGTTCGTGGTGTGAGTATGGCGAATATCGGAAATACGATCGGACCTTTGATGGGAGGACGTAACGTAAGTCGTTTTACCGAGAATGGTAGAAGTTTCGATGTCAGAGTCAAGATAGACAAGGATAAAGGTGAAAGCACGGATATCATTCCGAACATAGGTGTCCGAAACACTTACGGAGAGATCGTTCGTTTGAAAGATGTATTGGTCCTTCAGGCAACAAACACTCTTAAAAATATCACAAGAGTGAACCGAGATAGATCCATTAAAATTTTCGGAAACCCTCCTAAGGAAAAAGGACAGACCTGGGCTACGAATGAAGTAATCCGTATCGCAAAAGAAATGCTTCCGGAAGGTTATCATGTAGAAGTTACCGGTTCTGCAAAAACTGCTTCCGAGTCGCAGTCCAGTTTATCCGGTGCTTTGATCTTGGGGATCATAATGTCATTTATGATCTTAGCGAGCCAGTTCAATAGTTTGAAGCAGCCTTTTTACATTCTTCTTTCCATGCCTTTCAGCTTTTCGGGAGCGTTAATCGCTCTTTTCATTGCAGGGCAGTCCTTCAATATGTACAGCTTTATAGGATTGATCTTACTTTTGGGACTTGTGAAGAAGAACTCAATTCTTCTGGTGGAATTCGTGAATCATGTCAGAAGTGAAGGGAAGAATATTGCGGATGCGATCCGTATCGGGTGCCCCGTCCGTTTGAGGCCGGTGCTTATGACAACATTCTCTTCGATTGCGGCCGCTATTCCTCCCGCTTTGGCTTTGGGCCCGGGAGCGGAAACTAGGATCCCGATGGCGATCACCATTTTAGGCGGTTTGATCGTTTCCACATTGATCACTTTGGTGGTAGTTCCTGCCGCTTATTATCTTATGGAAAATGAGAAAGATGAAGTACGTAGATACTCTTAA